One Comamonas endophytica DNA window includes the following coding sequences:
- a CDS encoding porin — MKQIQLALLAAVAIAGTSAALAQSSVSLYGRVNTTLEQQKNGSTKLTGMFNNSSRFGLRGSEDLGGGLKAGFQIESGFSSDTGVSDPVFFRRQSELNLGGDFGLLRLGNFTAESYNTTLETTSLHNHDTGSSADVLYTYVMRDINKIAYRLPALGAFNAEGAVSLAEKEPGAHNAYDLALVYGAGPVGLSLGYSRNKGATGIFGTYAGEAQQAALRASYALGGFKLGAYYQYATVGNANNGTADAKRHAVRLAAMYSVGASEFHANFGRADKVKLGGSKLGGTAANQWTLGYNHNLSKRTKLYGYFTRIDHGANINYLGGTPGADFRSVAVGVRHNF, encoded by the coding sequence ATGAAGCAGATCCAACTTGCATTGCTTGCCGCCGTGGCCATTGCCGGTACGTCAGCGGCACTGGCGCAGAGCAGCGTTTCTCTTTACGGCCGCGTCAATACGACGCTTGAACAGCAAAAGAACGGAAGCACCAAGCTCACCGGCATGTTCAACAACTCCTCGCGTTTCGGTCTGCGTGGCTCGGAAGATCTCGGCGGCGGCCTCAAGGCTGGCTTCCAGATCGAAAGCGGGTTTTCCTCCGACACCGGCGTGTCCGACCCCGTGTTCTTCCGCCGCCAAAGCGAATTGAACCTGGGCGGCGACTTTGGCCTGCTGCGCCTGGGCAATTTCACTGCGGAGTCGTACAACACCACGCTGGAAACGACCAGCCTGCACAACCACGACACCGGTTCGTCGGCCGACGTGCTCTACACCTATGTGATGCGCGACATCAACAAGATCGCCTACCGTCTGCCGGCCTTGGGGGCGTTCAATGCCGAAGGCGCGGTCTCGCTGGCCGAAAAGGAGCCGGGTGCGCACAATGCCTATGACCTGGCGCTGGTCTATGGCGCCGGTCCTGTCGGCTTGAGCCTGGGTTACAGCCGCAACAAAGGCGCAACCGGCATCTTCGGTACTTATGCCGGTGAAGCCCAGCAGGCTGCACTGCGCGCGTCCTACGCATTGGGCGGCTTCAAGCTGGGTGCCTATTACCAGTACGCGACGGTCGGCAATGCCAATAACGGCACGGCCGACGCCAAGCGCCATGCCGTGCGGCTGGCGGCGATGTACTCCGTGGGTGCGTCCGAGTTCCACGCCAACTTCGGCCGCGCCGACAAGGTCAAGCTCGGCGGCAGCAAGCTGGGAGGGACGGCCGCCAACCAGTGGACGCTGGGCTACAACCACAACCTGAGCAAGCGCACCAAGCTCTATGGTTACTTCACCAGGATCGACCACGGCGCGAACATCAACTACCTGGGTGGAACGCCGGGGGCCGACTTCCGCTCGGTGGCGGTGGGGGTGCGGCATAACTTCTAG
- a CDS encoding TRAP transporter small permease, with amino-acid sequence MLERIERALVACNRWLLIVLLLAMACIVFANVVLRYTTGDSIVWAEEVARHMMIWVTFLGAGLVLRFGGHVAIDNLHRAVSTRTARFLRAVVVLGIAGFCVFMTYFSVLYAWATRFQTTAATDIPISYIYLAMPVGFVLMLVHLMFVARNYITAGSYAQSEEMNADAAASI; translated from the coding sequence ATGCTTGAACGAATCGAACGCGCTCTGGTCGCCTGCAACCGCTGGCTGCTCATCGTGCTGCTGCTGGCCATGGCCTGCATCGTCTTTGCCAACGTGGTGCTGCGCTACACCACCGGCGACTCCATCGTCTGGGCCGAGGAAGTCGCGCGCCACATGATGATCTGGGTCACCTTCCTGGGCGCCGGCCTGGTGCTGCGCTTCGGCGGCCATGTCGCGATCGACAACCTGCACCGCGCCGTGAGCACGCGCACCGCGCGCTTCCTGCGCGCCGTCGTCGTGCTGGGCATTGCCGGCTTCTGCGTCTTCATGACCTATTTCTCGGTGCTCTACGCCTGGGCCACGCGCTTCCAGACCACGGCCGCCACCGACATCCCGATCTCCTATATCTATCTGGCGATGCCCGTGGGCTTCGTGCTGATGCTGGTGCACCTCATGTTCGTGGCGCGCAACTACATCACGGCTGGCAGCTACGCCCAGTCCGAAGAGATGAATGCGGACGCCGCAGCGTCCATCTGA
- a CDS encoding TRAP transporter large permease has product MGITLFIAIVVLLVLGFPVAFALAISAALAVLVGGRYPQLVVFKEMFTGIDSFPLMAVPFFILSAELMSGGALTHVLLRFAAQFVGHLRGGLGYANVLSLTLFSGISGSALADAAGPGSMMVKMMDKAGYARPYAAALTASTAIVGPIIPPSVSMIIYAMQDENVSVGGLFMAGFIPGILIALAMAGVNWWVCRKRNYLTSAPRPTAREMWVTSFKAIPALMLIVLIVVGIRFGIFTPTEASVVAVFYALVCGKWIYRTLEWKAIPGITARSAMLTASVLLVMATSAAFAWVLTVEGIPQYLSELIVSWELSPTMFLIAVNILLLVFGIFMEPLPGVMILVPILAPIAFSLGIDPTHFAMVVIVNLTLGMITPPVGGLLFVTAVATRVSITDLTREMPLFLIAHLVVLILLTFIPELSTWLPHSLGFQ; this is encoded by the coding sequence ATGGGTATCACCCTCTTCATCGCCATCGTCGTCCTGCTCGTGCTGGGCTTTCCGGTGGCCTTCGCGCTCGCCATCTCGGCGGCGCTCGCCGTGCTCGTCGGCGGCCGCTACCCGCAGCTGGTGGTGTTCAAGGAAATGTTCACCGGCATCGACAGCTTCCCGCTGATGGCGGTGCCCTTCTTCATCCTGTCGGCCGAGCTGATGTCGGGCGGCGCGCTCACCCATGTGCTGCTGCGCTTCGCGGCGCAGTTCGTCGGCCACCTGCGCGGCGGCCTGGGCTATGCCAACGTGCTGTCGCTGACGCTGTTCTCGGGCATCTCCGGCTCGGCGCTGGCCGACGCCGCGGGTCCGGGCTCGATGATGGTCAAGATGATGGACAAGGCCGGCTACGCGCGCCCCTATGCCGCGGCGCTCACCGCCAGCACCGCCATCGTCGGGCCGATCATTCCGCCCTCGGTGAGCATGATCATCTATGCGATGCAGGACGAGAACGTCTCGGTCGGCGGCCTGTTCATGGCCGGCTTCATTCCCGGCATCCTGATCGCGCTGGCCATGGCCGGCGTCAACTGGTGGGTCTGCAGGAAGCGCAACTACCTCACGAGCGCACCCCGCCCGACGGCGCGCGAGATGTGGGTCACGAGCTTCAAGGCCATTCCGGCGCTGATGCTGATCGTGCTGATCGTCGTCGGCATCCGCTTCGGCATCTTCACCCCGACCGAGGCCTCGGTGGTCGCGGTGTTCTATGCGCTGGTCTGCGGCAAGTGGATCTACCGCACGCTCGAGTGGAAGGCTATTCCCGGCATCACCGCGCGCTCGGCCATGCTCACCGCCTCGGTGCTGCTGGTCATGGCGACCTCGGCGGCCTTTGCCTGGGTGCTCACGGTGGAAGGCATTCCGCAGTATCTGTCGGAGCTGATCGTGAGCTGGGAGCTGTCGCCCACCATGTTCCTGATCGCGGTCAACATCCTGCTGCTGGTGTTCGGCATCTTCATGGAACCGCTGCCCGGCGTCATGATCCTGGTGCCGATCCTGGCACCCATCGCCTTCAGCCTGGGCATCGATCCGACCCACTTCGCGATGGTGGTGATCGTCAACCTGACGCTGGGCATGATCACGCCGCCGGTCGGCGGCCTGCTGTTCGTGACCGCGGTGGCAACCCGCGTGTCGATCACCGACCTGACGCGCGAGATGCCGCTGTTCCTGATTGCGCATCTGGTGGTCCTGATCCTGCTGACCTTCATTCCCGAGCTGTCGACCTGGCTGCCGCATTCGCTGGGATTCCAGTAG
- a CDS encoding HAD-IIB family hydrolase — MSLENLLPLGQWPRPAAGQLLGVLTDIDDTLTTDGHVPEHVVASIAALRDAGLKVVPITGRPVGWSEPFASVWPVDAIVAENGAVALRRNAAGGLDKLYQQDAATRAANYARMQQVLEQIEASVPGARRATDSAGRECDIAVDHSEFTQMPQAQIDQCVAIMRAAGMNATVSSIHINGWFGAHNKWQGAQWIVRTLFDRDLAAELDRWVYIGDSTNDQLMFERFGHSFGVANIARFVPQLTHLPRYVTPSERGDGFVELSRAILGETVV, encoded by the coding sequence ATGTCCCTGGAAAACTTGCTGCCCCTCGGGCAGTGGCCCCGTCCTGCCGCGGGCCAGCTGCTCGGTGTGCTCACCGACATCGACGACACCCTGACCACCGACGGCCACGTGCCCGAGCATGTGGTCGCCTCCATTGCCGCGCTGCGCGACGCCGGCCTCAAGGTCGTGCCGATCACCGGCCGGCCCGTGGGCTGGAGCGAGCCCTTTGCGAGCGTTTGGCCCGTCGACGCGATCGTCGCCGAGAACGGCGCCGTGGCGCTGCGCCGCAATGCGGCCGGCGGCCTCGACAAGCTCTACCAGCAGGATGCGGCCACGCGCGCCGCCAACTATGCGCGCATGCAGCAGGTGCTCGAGCAGATCGAGGCCAGCGTGCCCGGCGCGCGGCGCGCCACCGACTCGGCCGGCCGCGAATGCGACATTGCCGTGGACCACAGCGAGTTCACGCAGATGCCCCAGGCACAGATCGACCAGTGCGTGGCGATCATGCGTGCGGCCGGCATGAATGCCACCGTGAGCTCGATCCACATCAACGGCTGGTTCGGCGCGCACAACAAGTGGCAGGGCGCGCAATGGATCGTGCGCACGCTGTTCGACCGCGACCTGGCGGCCGAGCTCGACCGCTGGGTCTACATCGGCGACTCGACCAACGACCAGCTGATGTTCGAGCGCTTCGGCCACAGCTTCGGCGTGGCCAATATCGCGCGCTTCGTGCCGCAGCTCACGCACCTGCCGCGCTATGTCACGCCCAGCGAGCGCGGCGACGGCTTTGTCGAGCTGTCGCGCGCGATCCTGGGCGAAACGGTGGTCTGA
- the uvrA gene encoding excinuclease ABC subunit UvrA, which produces MPQGLIRIRGARQHNLQNVDLDIRTGELTVVTGPSGSGKSSLVFDTLYAEGQRRYVETFSAYARQFLDRMDKPAVDRIEGVPPAIAIDQTNPVRNSRSTVGTMTELNDHLKLLYARAAHLHDQVTALPVRHDTPESIYEELAQRSAAAGDPRLAITFAVELPASTTAEEVEQWLSASGFTKVQAEREVELAAPEAAKGKGKKAAAAPTRVKMLDVIADRFRFSRTERARVIEAIEVALKRGTGHMTVYSLPEEGEPALWRFSLGLHCPESGLSYTAPMPSLFSFNSAVGACEACRGFGRVIGVDWGLVIPNEKLTLRTGAVKAVQTPAWKEIQDDLMRHAEAEGIPRDTAWAKMSPEQQAWVLDGSPNWNGKWNQTWYGIKRFFEYLESKAYKMHIRVLLSKYRSYTECPTCRGARLKTESLLWRLGSKEGADAVLPPAQRFMPAGVSWSREQLEALPGLCLHDLMRLSIHRLQEFFATLTPSDQPQASDGEAQALKMLHEEIHTRLKYLVDVGIGYLTLDRQSRTLSGGEVQRINLTTALGTSLVNTLFVLDEPSIGLHPRDMQRITEAMQRLRDAGNTLVVVEHDPAVMFAADRMIDMGPGPGARGGQIVFDGTPDALRQADTLTGAYLGGRKQVGFGFKRMVTESTPRLILEGAREHNLRHLDIDFPLQRLVTVTGVSGSGKSTLIQDVLAPALLRHFGKPTDAAGAFERLMGADHLSDVVFVDQSPIGKTARSNPASYVGAWDSIRELFAVAPLARQRGYTASKFSFNSGDGRCPTCGGSGFEHVEMQFLSDVYLRCPDCDGQRYRPEILEVHIERHAVGELQPRRLSVADVLELTVSEAATLFAQDREVLRALQPIVEVGLEYVKLGQPVPTLSGGEAQRLKLAGFLAEAAKTASKSRQAVARKGTLFLFDEPTTGLHFDDIAKLMRALRKLLEAGHSLIVIEHNLDVIRASDWLIDLGPEGGEGGGLIVAQGTPEDVRQHPSSHTAQALREYDLAMGVGGQLVTEVAPMLYPRGDRKAPLASDKDVIEIVNAREHNLKQLSVEIPRGKFNVVTGVSGSGKSTLAFDILFNEGQRRYLESLNAYARSIVQPAGRPEVDAVYGIPPTVAIEQRLSRGGRKSTVGTTTEVWHFLRLLYVKLGVQHCIHDGAAVQPQTPDSIAAQLMTQFRGQHIGLLSPLVVNRKGVYTELADWARPRGYTHLRVDGEFLPTTGFPRLDRFKEHSIDLPVASVEVTPQNEAELRLHLAQALELGKGVVHVLSGIDDLGAAMAGGRSTAGLGKLQAFSTQRACPVCAASYAELDPRLFSYNSKHGWCPECVGTGVQLSKEQRQVYDDTLLAEDNRGREVKFEGQEVEDLAEVTCPCCSGTRLNATARAVRFHDVGITDIARLSVTDVRVWAQALSLSGREAGIARDLLPEIQGRLEFLEEVGLGYLTLDRGAPTLSGGEAQRIRLAAQLGSNLQGVCYVLDEPTIGLHARDNQILLNALHKLGDKGNTLVVVEHDEDTIRRADHVIDIGPSAGKRGGRLVAQGSPEDVMQAEDSVTGRYLLHAMRHPFQPRRPVVWPPVAQAAVAEVTEAPKKRTKKQIAADAAAALQADSAAANAALTQPVVRGGSGPQRWLTVLGADLHNLQRVDAHVPLKRLVAITGVSGSGKSTLARDVLWTNVAAWVGQRSTLAGREAMDAGKAPPLVGCAGLRGFESIDRVLEVDQTPIGKTPRSCPATYIGFWDTIRKLFADTLEARARGYGPGRFSFNTGEGRCPTCEGQGLRTIEMSFLPDVKVPCDTCHGARFNPETLAVTWRGKSIGDVLQMEVDEAVDFFASMPAIGHPLQLLKDVGLGYLTLGQPSPTLSGGEAQRIKLVTELTKVRDDIARRGNKAPHTLYVLDEPTVGLHMSDVQKLIEVLHRLVDAGHSVVVIEHDLDVIAEADWVIDLGPEGGNGGGRIVAAGTPETLVEQGTHTGNAIAPVLARQ; this is translated from the coding sequence ATGCCCCAGGGACTGATCCGCATCCGCGGCGCGCGCCAGCACAATCTCCAGAACGTCGACCTCGATATTCGCACCGGCGAGCTGACGGTGGTCACGGGTCCGAGCGGGTCGGGCAAGTCGAGCCTGGTTTTCGACACGCTGTATGCCGAGGGCCAGCGGCGCTATGTCGAGACCTTCAGCGCCTATGCGCGCCAGTTCCTCGACCGCATGGACAAACCGGCCGTGGACCGCATCGAAGGCGTGCCGCCGGCCATCGCCATCGACCAGACCAATCCGGTGCGCAACTCGCGCTCCACGGTCGGCACGATGACCGAGCTCAACGACCACCTCAAGCTGCTCTATGCGCGTGCGGCCCATTTGCACGACCAGGTCACGGCGCTGCCCGTGCGGCACGACACGCCCGAGTCGATCTACGAGGAGCTGGCGCAGCGCAGCGCCGCCGCGGGCGACCCGCGGCTGGCGATCACCTTTGCCGTCGAGCTGCCGGCCAGCACCACGGCCGAGGAGGTGGAGCAGTGGTTGTCCGCCAGCGGCTTCACCAAGGTCCAGGCCGAGCGCGAAGTGGAGCTGGCGGCGCCCGAGGCCGCCAAGGGCAAGGGCAAGAAGGCCGCAGCCGCACCCACGCGCGTCAAGATGCTGGACGTCATTGCCGACCGCTTTCGCTTCAGCCGCACCGAGCGCGCGCGCGTGATCGAAGCCATCGAGGTGGCGCTCAAGCGCGGCACCGGCCACATGACCGTCTACAGCCTGCCCGAGGAGGGCGAGCCCGCGCTGTGGCGTTTCTCGCTGGGCCTGCACTGCCCGGAAAGCGGCCTGTCCTATACCGCGCCCATGCCCTCGCTGTTCTCGTTCAACTCCGCGGTTGGCGCCTGCGAGGCCTGCCGTGGTTTCGGGCGCGTGATCGGCGTGGACTGGGGGCTGGTGATTCCCAACGAAAAGCTCACGCTGCGCACCGGCGCCGTCAAGGCCGTCCAGACGCCGGCATGGAAGGAGATCCAGGACGACCTGATGCGCCATGCCGAGGCCGAGGGCATTCCGCGCGACACCGCCTGGGCCAAGATGAGCCCCGAGCAGCAGGCCTGGGTACTCGACGGCTCGCCGAACTGGAACGGCAAGTGGAACCAGACGTGGTACGGCATCAAGCGCTTCTTCGAGTACCTGGAAAGCAAGGCCTACAAGATGCACATCCGCGTGCTCTTGTCGAAGTACCGCAGCTACACCGAATGCCCGACCTGCCGCGGCGCGCGCCTCAAGACCGAGAGCCTGCTGTGGCGCCTTGGCAGCAAGGAAGGTGCCGATGCCGTGCTGCCGCCGGCGCAGCGCTTCATGCCCGCGGGCGTGTCCTGGAGCCGCGAGCAGCTCGAGGCACTGCCCGGGCTGTGCCTGCACGACCTGATGCGCCTGTCCATCCACCGGCTGCAGGAGTTCTTCGCCACGCTCACGCCCAGCGACCAGCCCCAGGCCTCGGACGGCGAGGCCCAGGCGCTGAAGATGCTGCATGAGGAGATCCACACCCGGCTCAAGTACCTGGTCGACGTGGGCATCGGCTATCTGACGCTGGACCGGCAAAGCCGCACGCTCAGCGGGGGCGAGGTGCAGCGCATCAACCTGACCACGGCGCTGGGCACCTCGCTGGTCAACACGCTGTTCGTGCTGGACGAGCCCAGCATCGGCCTGCACCCGCGCGATATGCAGCGCATCACCGAAGCCATGCAGCGCCTGCGCGACGCGGGCAACACGCTGGTCGTGGTCGAGCACGACCCGGCCGTCATGTTTGCCGCCGACCGCATGATCGACATGGGCCCCGGCCCGGGCGCGCGCGGCGGCCAGATCGTGTTCGACGGCACGCCCGATGCGCTGCGCCAGGCCGACACGCTCACCGGCGCCTACCTGGGCGGGCGCAAGCAGGTGGGTTTCGGCTTCAAGCGCATGGTCACGGAATCCACGCCGCGGCTGATCCTCGAGGGCGCGCGCGAACACAACCTGCGCCATCTGGACATCGACTTCCCGCTGCAGCGCCTGGTCACCGTCACCGGCGTCAGCGGCTCGGGCAAGTCCACGCTGATCCAGGACGTGCTGGCGCCGGCGCTGCTGCGCCACTTCGGCAAGCCCACCGATGCCGCGGGCGCCTTCGAGCGCCTGATGGGTGCGGACCACCTGAGCGACGTGGTGTTCGTCGACCAGTCGCCGATCGGCAAGACCGCGCGCTCGAACCCGGCCAGCTATGTGGGCGCCTGGGACAGCATCCGCGAGCTGTTCGCGGTCGCGCCGCTGGCGCGCCAGCGCGGCTATACCGCCTCCAAGTTCAGCTTCAACAGTGGCGACGGGCGCTGCCCGACCTGCGGCGGCTCGGGCTTCGAGCATGTCGAGATGCAGTTCCTGTCCGACGTCTACCTGCGCTGCCCGGATTGCGACGGCCAGCGCTACCGCCCGGAAATCCTCGAGGTGCATATCGAGCGCCATGCCGTGGGCGAGCTGCAGCCGCGCCGCCTGAGCGTGGCCGACGTGCTCGAGCTCACGGTGAGCGAGGCCGCGACGCTCTTTGCACAGGACCGCGAGGTGCTGCGCGCGCTGCAGCCCATCGTCGAGGTCGGGTTGGAATACGTGAAGCTGGGCCAGCCCGTGCCCACGCTCAGCGGCGGCGAGGCCCAGCGCCTCAAACTTGCAGGCTTCCTGGCCGAGGCGGCGAAGACCGCGTCGAAGTCGCGCCAGGCCGTGGCGCGCAAGGGCACGCTGTTCCTGTTCGACGAGCCCACGACGGGCCTGCATTTCGACGACATCGCCAAGCTGATGCGCGCGCTGCGCAAGCTGCTGGAAGCCGGGCATTCGCTGATCGTCATCGAGCACAACCTCGATGTGATCCGTGCCAGCGACTGGCTCATCGACCTGGGTCCCGAAGGCGGCGAGGGCGGCGGGCTGATCGTCGCCCAGGGCACGCCCGAGGACGTGCGCCAGCATCCGAGCTCGCACACCGCGCAGGCGCTGCGCGAATACGACCTGGCGATGGGCGTGGGCGGCCAGCTGGTCACCGAGGTGGCGCCCATGCTCTACCCGCGGGGCGATCGCAAGGCGCCGCTGGCGTCCGACAAGGACGTGATCGAGATCGTCAACGCGCGCGAGCACAATCTCAAGCAGCTGTCGGTCGAGATTCCACGCGGCAAGTTCAATGTGGTCACCGGCGTCAGCGGCTCGGGCAAGTCGACGCTGGCCTTCGACATCCTGTTCAACGAGGGCCAGCGCCGCTACCTCGAATCGCTCAACGCCTATGCGCGTTCCATCGTCCAGCCCGCAGGCCGGCCCGAGGTGGACGCGGTCTACGGCATTCCGCCCACCGTGGCCATCGAGCAGCGGCTGTCGCGCGGCGGGCGCAAGTCCACCGTGGGCACGACCACCGAGGTCTGGCACTTCCTGCGCCTGCTCTACGTGAAGCTGGGCGTGCAGCACTGCATCCACGATGGCGCGGCCGTGCAGCCGCAGACCCCTGACAGCATTGCCGCGCAGCTGATGACGCAGTTCCGCGGGCAGCACATCGGCCTGCTTTCGCCGCTGGTGGTGAACCGCAAGGGCGTCTATACCGAGCTGGCCGACTGGGCGCGGCCGCGCGGCTATACCCATCTGCGCGTCGATGGCGAGTTCCTGCCGACCACGGGTTTCCCGCGGCTCGACCGCTTCAAGGAGCACAGCATCGACCTGCCGGTGGCCAGCGTCGAGGTCACGCCGCAGAACGAAGCCGAGCTGCGGCTGCATCTGGCGCAGGCGCTGGAGCTGGGCAAGGGCGTGGTGCATGTGCTCAGCGGCATCGACGACCTGGGCGCGGCCATGGCCGGCGGCCGGAGCACGGCCGGCCTGGGCAAGCTGCAGGCCTTTTCGACCCAGCGCGCCTGCCCGGTCTGCGCGGCCAGCTACGCCGAGCTCGATCCGCGGCTGTTCTCGTACAACAGCAAGCACGGCTGGTGCCCCGAGTGCGTGGGTACGGGCGTGCAATTGAGCAAGGAGCAGCGCCAGGTCTATGACGACACCCTGCTGGCCGAGGACAACCGCGGCCGCGAGGTCAAGTTCGAGGGCCAGGAGGTCGAGGACCTGGCCGAGGTCACCTGTCCCTGCTGCTCGGGCACGCGGCTCAATGCCACTGCGCGCGCCGTGCGCTTCCACGACGTGGGCATCACCGACATCGCGCGGCTCTCGGTCACCGATGTGCGCGTCTGGGCCCAGGCGCTCTCTTTGAGCGGCCGCGAGGCCGGCATTGCGCGCGACCTGCTGCCCGAGATCCAGGGCCGGCTCGAATTCCTCGAGGAGGTCGGGCTGGGCTATCTGACGCTGGACCGTGGCGCACCGACACTCAGCGGCGGCGAGGCCCAGCGCATCCGGCTGGCGGCGCAGCTCGGCAGCAACCTGCAGGGCGTGTGCTACGTGCTCGACGAGCCGACCATCGGCCTGCATGCGCGCGACAACCAGATCCTGCTCAACGCGCTGCACAAGCTCGGCGACAAGGGCAACACGCTGGTCGTGGTCGAGCACGACGAGGACACCATCCGCCGCGCCGACCATGTGATCGACATCGGCCCGAGCGCCGGCAAGCGCGGCGGCCGGCTGGTCGCCCAGGGCAGCCCCGAGGACGTTATGCAGGCCGAGGACTCGGTCACGGGCCGCTACCTGCTGCATGCGATGCGCCATCCGTTCCAGCCGCGCCGTCCCGTGGTCTGGCCGCCGGTGGCGCAGGCGGCGGTGGCAGAAGTGACCGAAGCGCCAAAGAAGCGCACCAAGAAGCAGATCGCTGCCGATGCGGCTGCCGCCCTGCAGGCCGACAGCGCCGCTGCCAATGCGGCGCTGACGCAGCCCGTGGTGCGCGGCGGCAGCGGACCGCAGCGCTGGCTCACGGTGCTGGGCGCCGACCTGCACAACCTGCAGCGCGTCGATGCGCATGTGCCGCTCAAGCGCCTGGTGGCGATCACCGGGGTCAGCGGCTCGGGCAAGTCGACGCTGGCGCGCGACGTGCTGTGGACCAATGTTGCGGCCTGGGTCGGCCAGCGCAGCACCCTGGCCGGGCGTGAAGCGATGGATGCGGGCAAGGCGCCGCCGCTGGTCGGCTGCGCGGGCCTGCGCGGCTTCGAGAGCATCGACCGGGTGCTCGAAGTCGACCAGACCCCGATCGGCAAGACGCCACGCTCCTGCCCCGCGACCTACATCGGTTTCTGGGACACGATCCGCAAGCTGTTTGCCGACACGCTCGAGGCGCGCGCGCGCGGCTATGGTCCGGGGCGCTTCTCGTTCAACACCGGCGAGGGCCGCTGCCCGACCTGCGAGGGCCAGGGCCTGCGCACCATCGAGATGAGCTTCCTGCCCGACGTCAAGGTGCCCTGCGACACCTGCCACGGCGCGCGTTTCAACCCCGAAACGCTGGCCGTGACCTGGCGCGGCAAGAGCATCGGCGACGTGCTGCAGATGGAGGTCGACGAGGCGGTCGATTTCTTCGCCAGCATGCCGGCCATCGGCCACCCGCTGCAGCTGCTCAAGGACGTGGGCCTGGGCTATCTGACGCTGGGCCAGCCCTCGCCCACGCTCAGCGGCGGCGAGGCGCAGCGCATCAAGCTGGTGACCGAGCTGACCAAGGTGCGCGATGACATCGCACGCCGCGGCAACAAGGCGCCGCACACGCTGTATGTGCTGGACGAGCCCACGGTGGGCCTGCACATGTCGGACGTGCAGAAGCTTATCGAGGTGCTGCACCGCCTGGTCGATGCCGGGCATTCGGTGGTGGTCATCGAGCACGATCTCGATGTCATCGCCGAGGCTGACTGGGTCATCGACCTGGGCCCCGAGGGCGGCAACGGCGGCGGCCGCATCGTGGCCGCGGGCACGCCCGAGACGCTGGTCGAGCAGGGAACGCATACCGGCAACGCCATCGCTCCCGTACTGGCAAGGCAGTGA
- a CDS encoding TRAP transporter substrate-binding protein, giving the protein MRLIRRSFVATCVAAAAAAAAMPALSQSKEVKIGYALAINSHYGAAAQAWADSVEKSTSGAFKFKQFPASALGGERELIEGLQLGTVEAVIVSTGALSNFVPDVGVVDIPFLFRDTAHARAVLDGAFGQELLGKFHKRGLIALAWGEQGFRHLTNNKHAVQNVADLKGLKIRVTENPVHITAFRTLGASPTPMSWPEVIGALQQGTIDGQENPISVLSSAKLWQVQKHLTLSAHVYAPVALIVSPGFWSSLNATQKAAFTEGAKSGALASRAFVDAVEKKGVEEAKSHGMQVVEKVDQAAFRKALEPAYKQYATKFGQKTLDTISATK; this is encoded by the coding sequence ATGCGCCTGATTCGCCGCTCCTTCGTTGCCACCTGCGTTGCCGCTGCTGCCGCTGCCGCCGCAATGCCTGCCCTGTCCCAGTCCAAGGAAGTGAAGATCGGCTACGCGCTGGCAATCAACTCGCATTACGGCGCGGCTGCCCAGGCCTGGGCCGACTCCGTGGAAAAGAGCACCAGCGGCGCCTTCAAGTTCAAGCAGTTCCCCGCCTCCGCGCTGGGCGGCGAGCGCGAGCTGATCGAGGGCCTGCAGCTGGGCACCGTCGAGGCGGTGATCGTCTCCACGGGTGCGCTGAGCAACTTCGTGCCCGACGTCGGCGTGGTCGACATCCCCTTCCTGTTCCGCGACACCGCCCATGCGCGCGCGGTGCTGGACGGCGCCTTCGGCCAGGAGCTGCTGGGCAAGTTCCACAAGCGCGGCCTGATCGCGCTGGCCTGGGGCGAGCAGGGCTTTCGCCACCTCACCAACAACAAGCACGCGGTGCAGAACGTGGCCGACCTCAAGGGCCTGAAGATCCGCGTGACGGAAAACCCGGTGCACATCACCGCCTTCCGCACGCTGGGCGCCTCGCCCACGCCCATGTCCTGGCCCGAAGTGATCGGCGCGCTGCAGCAGGGCACCATCGACGGCCAGGAAAATCCGATTTCCGTGCTGTCCTCAGCCAAGCTGTGGCAGGTGCAAAAGCACCTGACGCTGAGTGCGCATGTCTACGCCCCGGTGGCGCTGATCGTCTCGCCTGGCTTCTGGTCCAGCCTGAACGCCACGCAGAAGGCCGCCTTCACCGAAGGTGCCAAGAGCGGCGCGCTGGCCTCGCGCGCGTTTGTCGACGCGGTCGAGAAGAAGGGCGTCGAGGAAGCCAAGTCGCATGGCATGCAAGTGGTCGAGAAGGTCGATCAGGCTGCCTTCCGCAAGGCGCTCGAGCCCGCGTACAAGCAATACGCCACCAAGTTCGGCCAGAAGACGCTCGACACCATTTCCGCTACCAAGTGA